The genomic segment ctccctgtaattcgctcctgttagaaacctggctgctgcGTGCTGAACTAGTTGGAATTTCCAggccattttcaaaggcagccccacgtagaataCATTGTAATAATCcaacctagaggtaactaaggcatggaccaccatggccagatcagacttcatgaggtatggtcgcagctgacacacaagttttagttgtgcaaaggccctcctggccaccgccgacacctgagcatcaagcatcaatgctgagtccaggaggacccccaagctgcggacctgcaccttcagggggagcgcgaccccgtcaagcacaggttgccacccaataccccgatcagacgtacaactgacctggaggacctctgtcttgtcgggattaaacttcagtttattcaccctcatccagcccatcacagcagccaagcactggtccagtgtCAGAGGggtttccttggattttggtggaaaagagtagtagagttgggtgtcatctgcgtagagatggcaccgaactccaaaactccggatgacctctcccagcggtttcatgtagatgttgaaaagcatgggggagagaatagaaccttgcgggaccccacaggtcaatggccaggggtccgagcaggtgtcccccagcttcagcaactgggaacggccctccaagaaggaccggagccactgcaaagcagtgcccccaaggcccatcccggagagccgtcccagaaggataccatggtcgatggtatcgaaagccgctgagatgtccaagagaaccagcagggtcacactccccctgtccagctccctgcggaggtcatccaccaaggcaaccaaagccatcttgatactgtgcccaggtctaaagccggattgtgatggatccagaaaatcagtgtcatccaagaacccttggagctgggaagcaaccacccactccaggaccttgcccaaaaaaggaagattcgagattggtctgtagttatttaggatggttgaatcaagggaggctttcttcaaaattggcctcactatggcctgttttagggcagatggaaatttgccttgaaccaatgaggcattaattatactcacaaaccaatctcccaatcctcctctggccgattttataagccaagaagggcaaggatccaaggcacaagtggtcgccctcacagctccaaggatcttgtccacgtcatccagGTCAACAGGCTAAAACGAATCCCACAAATATGGCcagacagatgcctcagttacctcGTTTGGCATTGAATTTAAGGTGGCGTCCAACTCAaggcgaatctgagcgactttatctgcaaaatggtgcgaaaacttgctgcaccgagttgctgggtcTTTGAGTACCCCTGCCTCCtcgggagggtggaggagctccccgacgacccgGAACAACTCCAATGGTCCATTTGTTGCAGAagctatgcgggcagtcgagaaagccttcaTGGCTCCgtgcaaagccgcggagtaggcccaaatagcggctctagcccgtgctcggtcagatatgTCATGAGTAATCCACCAGACGCATTCTAGTCTCCTTCTCGAGCATTTCATCACCGCCAACTCCTCCGAGAACCAGGGAGCCAAAGTGACTCTGcgcaacgagaggggacgttcgggagcgatcgtgtcaattgccctagacatctcgctattatagcgatctaccaaggtatcgacaggatcgtcagcaccCAAGACAGGAGAATCCCCAAGAGAtctcaggtcatgtaagtgtgatttattgttataattgtattattttactttgtttaataatgtgtattatgttgttatgtaatgtttgtgttgcttttatgactgtaaaccgccctgagtcccatccaggagatagggcggtatataaataaagttttattattattactattattattattattattattaatccatcaagatccatcagtctcctggggtggaccattttaatgggtcccccacccctgcggagaTTTTTTGGGGACACGGTAAAATAAACGTTTGCAAAAGATTACAGGGAAAATCTTCATTCTTGTGGCTTTTGAATCTGACTAATCATACTACCTACTTTTTGAGATTTAATATAGGGATTGTGATGGCTGGAATTTGTTATTGTGTGCGTTCAAGTAGCAGTTAGTATTTGCTGCTCAATAGTTTGCTATAGGAAATTCCAAAGTAGTTtgcagtacacacacacacacagacagacattcattttaaaatagaTTAGGCTGAAGGGTTTTTGCTCTGGCAAATaacctgaaggcaccagatcccatttgctctagaaagctaagcagagtcagatcTGGTTAGTTCTTGAAAGGGAGGCCAACAAACAAATACAAGGCGGCATAGGCCATAATTAagaggaaagtaatggcaaaccaccttagtattcctttaaaaaaacatatgGTTCCATGAAATTAATGGTCTCACCAGAAGTCAACAGGTAACTTGGAAGCATATCTATGCTTGAAAGTCAGCAAAACTACAGATAAATCCAACAATttctaaaaggaaaagaaaacacaaccaACATATACAATGTACCAAGCAAAACACAAACCTATGTTTTCCTTATGCGTTGCTCTACCTTTGGGGCGTGGCATAATTAGCCATGGATTTGGCACAACTCTAAAATCTGCAGAGATACttacaggaacatctcagcaagcaaaagtccaaaagtggcaggctaaaacccggaacctcaatcaaggCTGATACTGATTGAGAAACCtgtccctgggcacacagaaaactgggtgatttggaaggcactgaacagactgtgcgccggcaccacgagatgcagagccaatcttaagaaatggggccacaaagtggagttcatGGCATGCGAgtatggaaaagagcaaaccacagaatgCAACAGAACAATGGTGTAGTGCAACTATGAGTTAATGActaatatatttgtgtataagttgagggctgCTTCAGGTGGTCAGCCATCCCTGGCTACtgctactaccattttcacatttACAAAGGTCAGAAGTGGCACCACGATGGACAGAGTACATGGGGCTCCGTGCTCCTTAGTTTTTGCTGGAATTGACTACGCTCTTACCTTAGTTTGCAATTGCTCATGTCATAATATTACGGAAGAGAATCAattaatttgaaatgtggtgctggagaagagttctgaaGATGCCATGGGTTGTCAAATAAATTGACAAATCAAGACTgatgttgtgtactttcaagttgctTCCAACCGATGGCAAGCCTAATTGGATCAGTCAAGAAAGCGGTGGTCCCGAGTTTGTAAGACCTTAACAGGGCAGTTGATAAgaagatgggttgctgtgagttttcctggctgtatggccatgttccagaggcattttctcctgacattttgcccacatctatggcaggcatcctcagaggttgataaGAAAATGACTAGGTGATGAGCAAATCTTAGTGTTGCCATAAGTAAATAATTATTCAGATGCAAAATAGTCAGATtggaattaaaatgaatatttattgttCTTGGAAACTGTGCTTATTATTGGATCCCTTGATTATGTGATAGTTACTATCAAATCCCACCCTGAAATGACCCATTGCCAAGATCAATGGCATAAAACTGCACAGACAAGACATTCCAAGAAATATGGCTTTTACTTTCaggtaaaatataattttaaacacATCCCTTTTCTCAATTTTTTCTACAGATAGTTAATAAgctcattctttttttcttcttattattaaacACATGTTAACCAATTTATACGCGATTCatttaaatacaaaaataaattggtTCATTCTGAAGAGGCCTCAAATATTGTTCCTTGCCGGCTTCTTTTTTCATATTGAACACACTAACATGATTTCTCTCAGAAACTCAGTTATAGCAGATGATATCAAAGAAGTAATAAGAGACTTTGGGACACTGTTTTCTTGAATAGTtctggaagggaagagaaaaaatgtatatgtgagagagcaaaacaaatgtccttcatttcaatacttTCATCCAGGAACATATAGCCCCATGCATTTGGAGTTCATGCTTTAGAGACAATGCGggcattggattgctgtgagtttttcgggctgtagggccatgttccagaagcattctcacctgatgttttacccacatctatggcaggcatcctcagagattcctCTGAAGaaacctgacatagatgtgggtgaaacgtcaggcgagaatccttctggaacatggccctacagcacggaaaactcacaacaacccagtgattctggccatgaaagccttctacaacacaatATGGGCATTACATTGTGATTTTTCAgtatttctcctctttttcagtcATCCTCTTGATGATTCAAgatttttgttgtaagctgcttcgAGTCCCAAACAGTAAAATGTGGAATATAATGACAACAGTAACAATCAACAAACCTTCCTAGAAAATCCCCATATCCCGTCTTTTGTTGATGTCTCTCTTCAGCTGGCAAAGCGCACAGTGCGGGCACCACAAGTTAACACAGAAGTCCCCCAAGAGAGATCCCTGTTGAACAGGAAAACAAatgttggaatttttttaaaaaatggcatggAGAACAAattaactcacaacctctgaggatgcctgccatagatgtgggcgaaacgtcaggagagaatgcttctggaacatggccacacagcccgaaagacacacaacaaccctgtgatcctggccatgaaagccttcgacaacacattgaacaaattAACTGTTGAGAAGATAGATGCTaacttgttacatagtgttattatacaaaatttgaaaaaaaaaatctgttcctggtttgaaagtgttatttcctgttacttgtgcagtacttactttgaaagtagttgttatactccagaaactttatttttgtggctatcacattttatgttgaattggttgagatagtcattgaaacactatagcaaaatgtgctgcagtttaatacattttccccatgtttttttaatagaaccaattaggaaatgacatttattgaCCCAGGAACATAGTGTAATTTGTTTGAAAGGCCCAGAGATTTCCCCAGTTGACTCGAGAAAATGGGGAAATATAGCTGAATTACAATACATTATTGTGCCATTGAATGGGGAAATGGAACCTGTTGTAAAACAGTTATCTCCCTTTTGAATGTCTTCGACAACAATCCCTATCATTTCTAATCAGTAAGCTAGTTCTGGAGGTTGGGCATTGGAGGCCAAGACAGCTGGAAGGTACCTAATCAGAGATGGCTATTTAACCCTTTTGTTTATGGTGGCATTAGCCTTCTAAATTGAACCTTTTCTTTAAAATGGGGTTTATTCATTTGggatgtatcttcaagtcatttccaacttatgacaacctgAGAGTGAAGCTGTCATAGTTTATGggggccagatttgttcagaagggaattgccattgccttcctctgaagctgagaggatgtgacttgTCTGAAATGGTCTTCCATGACCAAGTCGGGATTTTAACCCTAGCTCCCTGGTCCAACATTCAAATAACTACATTATACACATGGTAAATCTCCTGGAGTTCAGGACAAGTAATATTTATTGTGCAACCCACTATCATTTTCTAAGCCTCTGTTTGCATATAAGCTTCCTTTAACTCATACTAACTTATTTTACTATCATATTGGATTGCACTGTTTCCTCTATTCAGTCATACACAATTCCAGAAATGTGGCCAGGATACAGGAGCAAGTAAATAACCCTCCAATATACATTTGGGCTTAAGTGTGTCAAATAATTGCCACAAAGAAATAAAGTATGATTCAATATTGTTATTACGGTCTAAATTCTGAACCAAGGAAAGCTGAATTTCGTGACCTATAGAAATTATGACAATTAGACCTTTCTGCAGAATTTATTTtatctgattgattgattggaaaAGTTGAGAAGGTCATTACGCAGAACAATTCAAGACCAGTTCAAATTGGTCTAATTGGTTCTTAATGGCACATTTCCTTTATGAGGGTAATACAGTATGACCTAATACAGGATGACCTGCAGCTTCACTTACTACATCAAAAATGAATATATAATTGTTCTCTCTATATATTTTCTAGGTCCCCCAGTGAAATTCTATGTTATGCTTCCacaagaagttgaccatagatcatgttggaggacctagaaatgctaaAAAGGCGTTCTCTCTAGATTTTCTAAGGTCTTGCAACATGAGTCTATGGAATAGTTCCAttagaagttgttcatttcagtaggcttcactgttatccatggttttgtttttccatggtaagttcaggaatgtatcccccaaGGGTATCTGGTTGTACTGTGTTGCGTATTGCTTGCTCGCATGGATTTGCAGACACTTTCCATACCAACTTAACAGAAGATGAGCCATTTGAGTTCCACAAGCTCTACTACTGGGTGAGCATATGAAGTGCTACTTTTGTGCATGTACTCAGTTGACAACAGAAGAGAGTCAGTGTAAAAGCTTTACTTACGGGGATCCCGTATTTTGTCCGGTAGACAGACCTCATGGCCATGGTTGGACCGCAGAGGCAGCATTCATCCATATCTGCAGCAACTTGGCAGCCCAAACATAGAGGGAAAAATGTTCCACAGAGACCTAGAGAAAAGGGAGAGCATTGAAAGTCTCTGGAGGATATCACTAAGGAGAGTCTAGTGTTAATACAACAGGTAGGAAGATAAGATTTTAAAAGTAG from the Anolis carolinensis isolate JA03-04 chromosome 5, rAnoCar3.1.pri, whole genome shotgun sequence genome contains:
- the LOC100562622 gene encoding placenta-specific gene 8 protein; this encodes MSTPVIMSQPQVVVVQQQSPQWQTDLLDCFSDCGICLCGTFFPLCLGCQVAADMDECCLCGPTMAMRSVYRTKYGIPGSLLGDFCVNLWCPHCALCQLKRDINKRRDMGIF